A window of Solanum stenotomum isolate F172 chromosome 3, ASM1918654v1, whole genome shotgun sequence contains these coding sequences:
- the LOC125857533 gene encoding uncharacterized protein LOC125857533, whose amino-acid sequence VRLRDFSFSPLVLFVLVQGFEHAIAGTSLYVVGPDDDVEDIKEAAMEDMKSVMSRIDKSGEGVYVQASTLGSLEALLEFLKTPEVSIPVSGIGIGPVHKKDVMKASVMLEKKKEYATILAFDVKVTQEARELSDDLGVKVFMADIIYHLFDQFKAYIDTIKEEKKKEVAEEAVFPCVLKIVPNCVFNKKDPIVLGVDVLEGIVRIGSPICIPQKDFIDIGRIASIENNHKPVDSAKKGQRVAIKIVGSNPEEQQKMFGRHFEMEDELVSKISRRSIDILKANFRKDLSVEDWRLVMKLKTLFKIQ is encoded by the exons GTGAGACTGAGAGATTTCTCCTTTTCCCCCTTGGTACTTTTTGTTCTTGTTCAGGGTTTTGAGCATGCAATTGCTGGAACTAGTCTATATGTTGTGGGGCCTGATGATGATGTGGAAGACATCAAAGAAGCAGCTATGGAAGATATGAAGTCAGTGATGAGCAGGATCGACAAAAGTGGAGAGGGAGTATATGTTCAAGCATCTACACTTGGATCATTAGAAGCTTTGCTGGAATTTTTGAAGACCCCAGAAGTAAGCATACCTGTCAGTGGGATTGGCATAGGTCCTGTGCATAAAAAGGATGTCATGAAAGCTAGTGTTATGcttgagaagaagaaagagtatGCAACCATCTTGGCCTTTGACGTTAAAGTGACACAGGAAGCTCGGGAACTTTCAGATGATCTTGGTGTCAAGGTTTTTATGGCtgatattatatatcatttatttGATCAGTTTAAAGCCTACATTGACACTatcaaggaagaaaaaaagaaggaagttGCTGAAGAAGCAGTTTTCCCCTGTGTGCTCAAGATCGTACCGAATTGTGTCTTCAACAAGAAGGATCCAATTGTTCTGggagttgatgttcttgaaggCATTGTCAGG ATTGGGTCTCCTATATGTATTCCTCAAAAGGACTTCATTGATATTGGTCGTATTGCATCCATTGAGAACAACCATAAGCCTGTTGACTCTGCAAAGAAAGGCCAAAGGGTGGCCATTAAG ATAGTTGGATCTAACCCTGAGGAGCAACAAAAGATGTTTGGTAGGCATTTTGAAATGGAAGATGAGCTTGTCAGCAAAATTTCAAGGAGGTCTATTGACATACTCAAGGCCAATTTCCGG AAAGACCTCTCAGTTGAGGATTGGAGACTTGTCATGAAACTGAAGACCCTCTTTAAGATACAATGA